Part of the Companilactobacillus zhachilii genome is shown below.
CTTTACCATATTTTAAGAAAATACGAAGTACGTTTTGTTTGTTATCTTCGATAACTTCGTAATCCTTGATAAATCCTTCATTCTTAAGAATCTCTGTCATACTCTTCTTGATGTTTGAAGCAGGAATTTCTAGAGATTCATGTTTAACCATGTTTGCATTACGAATACGTGTTAAGTAATCTGCAATAGGATCTGTCATGACCATTTGATTTGCCTCCTTTTTATATTAAAAATCTTACCAGCTAGCTTTTTTCATACCAGGGATTTGACCTTCATGAGCCAATTGACGAAGGCAAAGTCGGCAAAGCTTGAACTTACGATATACAGAATGTGGACGTCCACAGCGTTCGCAACGTGTATAAGCTTGTGAAGAGAACTTTGCGGGTCTATGATTACGTACGATTTGTGATTTCTTAGCCAATGAATTTACCTCCTATTATTTTGTGAATGGCATACCGATTTGAGTTAATAGTTCACGTGATTCTTCATCGGTGTTAGCAGTTGTAACAATAACGATGTCCAATCCACGAATTTTGTTAACCTTATCGTAGTCAATTTCTGGGAAAACCAATTGTTCTTTAACACCTAGTGTGTAGTTACCACGGCCATCGAATGAACGTGTTGATACACCACGGAAGTCACGAACACGTGGTAAAGCAATGTTGATTAGTTTGTCAAGGAAGTCATACATACGGTCGCCACGAAGTGTAACCTTAGCACCGATTGACATACCTTCACGAAGTCTGAAACCAGCGATTGATTTCTTAGCTTTTGTGATCAAAGGTTTTTGACCTGAAATCAAACCTAATTCTTCAACAGCTTCGTCAAGATTCTTTGAGTTAGCAATTGCGTCACCAACACCCATGTTCAAAACGATCTTTTCAACTTTAGGTGTTTCCATGATTGATGAATAGTTGAACTTCTTCATCATTGATGGTGTGATTTCGCTAACGTACTTTTCTTTTAATGCGTTAACCATTTAGTTTTCTCCTTTCTTATTTATCTTCTTTATCAGTCTTACTTACAACTTTAACGTTAGTTGCACTAATAGGTCTTTCAACGTCAACAATTCCACCTTGGGGTTGAGCGCTGGTTGCCTTTGAATGTTTCTTTACGACGTTAACGCCTTCGACGATAACTTTGTTGACAGCAGGCATAGCTTTTTTAACTACACCAGTTTTGCCTTTAGCGTCACCAGCAATAACTTTGACATTGTCTCCAGTTTTTACAAACACTGTTCAGCACCTCCTGAATTTAATTGTTCTTTTTATAGCACTTCTGGTGCTAGGGATACGATCTTCATAAAATCGTTATCACGTAGTTCACGAGCAACGGGTCCGAAGATACGTGTTCCTCTAGGTGTTTTATCAGCATTAATAATAACTGCGGCGTTTTCATCAAATCTGATGTAAGAACCATCTGTACGGTGAGCACCTGATACAGTTCTTACGATAACAGCTTTAACAACGTCACCCTTTTTAACAACGCCACCTGGTGTTGCTTGTTTGACAGTAGCAACGATAATATCACCGATATTAGCTGTCTTGCGGTTTGAACCACCAAGAACTTTAATTGTTAGAATTTCACGAGCTCCAGAATTATCTGCAACTTTTAGACGACTTTCTTGTTGAATCACGTTTTGGCCCTCCTCTCATCAGTTATAGTCTAGATTGTGACTGCTTTTTCGACGATTTCTAATAAACGGAAGCGCTTTGTCTTTGACAAAGGTCGAGTTTCCATGATACGTACAATATCGCCAACTTTTGCTTCGTTGTTATCGTCTTGAACGTAATATTTCTTAGAATATCTTACACGTTTTCCATAAACTGGATGTTGTTTTGTAGTTTCAACAACGACAACGATTGTCTTATCCATCTTATCTGAAACAACGCGTCCTTGATATACTTTACGACGGTTACGAGTTTCTTGTGTTTCGCTCAACTTGATGTCCCCTTCCTGTTTATTATTTTTCGTTATTCTTTTGGTTTTGAGCTGTTCTTAATCTTGCGATATTCTTTCTTACAGCCTTTAGACGAGCTGTGTTTTCCAATTGGCCAGTAGCTTGTTGGAAACGCAAGTTGAATAGTTCTTCTTTATATTCTTTAACCTTGTCTTGCAATTGAGCAGCAGTTAGCTCTTTGATTTCATTAGCCTTCATCAGCGCCACCTACTTCCTCACGTTTTACAAACTTAGTTCTAACAGGTAGTTTGTGTGATGCAAGTCTCAAAGCTTCACGAGCAACTTCTTCAGAAACGCCACCGATTT
Proteins encoded:
- the rpsH gene encoding 30S ribosomal protein S8, whose product is MVMTDPIADYLTRIRNANMVKHESLEIPASNIKKSMTEILKNEGFIKDYEVIEDNKQNVLRIFLKYGKDQQRVISGLKRISRPGLRSYVDSDNVPKVLNGLGIAILSTSKGVITDKEARAQHVGGEVIAYIW
- a CDS encoding type Z 30S ribosomal protein S14 — encoded protein: MAKKSQIVRNHRPAKFSSQAYTRCERCGRPHSVYRKFKLCRLCLRQLAHEGQIPGMKKASW
- the rplE gene encoding 50S ribosomal protein L5 yields the protein MVNALKEKYVSEITPSMMKKFNYSSIMETPKVEKIVLNMGVGDAIANSKNLDEAVEELGLISGQKPLITKAKKSIAGFRLREGMSIGAKVTLRGDRMYDFLDKLINIALPRVRDFRGVSTRSFDGRGNYTLGVKEQLVFPEIDYDKVNKIRGLDIVIVTTANTDEESRELLTQIGMPFTK
- the rplX gene encoding 50S ribosomal protein L24, with the protein product MFVKTGDNVKVIAGDAKGKTGVVKKAMPAVNKVIVEGVNVVKKHSKATSAQPQGGIVDVERPISATNVKVVSKTDKEDK
- the rplN gene encoding 50S ribosomal protein L14: MIQQESRLKVADNSGAREILTIKVLGGSNRKTANIGDIIVATVKQATPGGVVKKGDVVKAVIVRTVSGAHRTDGSYIRFDENAAVIINADKTPRGTRIFGPVARELRDNDFMKIVSLAPEVL
- the rpsQ gene encoding 30S ribosomal protein S17 → MSETQETRNRRKVYQGRVVSDKMDKTIVVVVETTKQHPVYGKRVRYSKKYYVQDDNNEAKVGDIVRIMETRPLSKTKRFRLLEIVEKAVTI
- the rpmC gene encoding 50S ribosomal protein L29, which codes for MKANEIKELTAAQLQDKVKEYKEELFNLRFQQATGQLENTARLKAVRKNIARLRTAQNQKNNEK